From the genome of Shimia isoporae:
TCACGTCAAAGCCGTCACCATCCGCGAAACCGAAGACATCCGACCCTTCGCCACCATAAAGCTGGTCGTTACCCTCACCGCCCCAGATCGTGTCGTTGCCGTCGCCGCCATAGAGGCTGTCTTCGCCAGTCCCGCCGTCTATGAAGTCGTTCCCGGCTTCGCCAGAAAGTTTGTCATTTCCGGCGTTGCCAACGAGGCTGTCGCTGCCGTCTCCGGCCCAGAATTCATCGCCCCCGCTGCCGCCAATGACTGTATCGTCGCCGTTGAATGTGTCAGCGTGAATGCGGACGCTCGATGCGGAACCATCAATGTAGTCGTCATTGTTGGTTGTTTGCTGGCTCTCGACATTTACAAATCGACCGTCAGCGTTACCCAGCTGAAAACTGCCGCTGTTGTCACCGTCGTACACGATCTCGACACCTTCGCCAGTGCCCTGATCGTCAAACTTGATCTGGTCCCACCAGCCACCACCATCGATGACAGTGTTGTTGTCGCCTTCGTGAACCAGAAAGACGTCGTTGCCCTCTCCGCCATAAAGCGTGTCAGAGCCTGTGCCGCCAGTTAGTGTGTCGTAGCCATCTCCGCCGTACAGCACGTCACTGTGCGCACCGCCGTCCATGTAATCATTGCCGTGTCCACCATGAAGCGTGTCATTTCCATCGCCCCCGTACAGCGTGTCGTTGCCTGAGCCACCGCCCAGACTGTCGTTGTGAGCGCCACCGTCGAGGAAGTCATGGCCCTCCCCGCCAAGCAGCGTGTCATAACTGTCGCCGCCATACAGCGTGTCATTTCCCGACTCGCCATCCAAGTAGTCTGCGTGGTTGCCACCGGATAGATAATCCTCGCCGGACCCACCGAACAACGTATCGTTACCGTCGCCGCCGGTCAGGGAGTCGTTGCCCCAATCCCCGTGCAAGGAGTCGTCGCCGCGGCCACCGACAATCGTGTCATCGCCACCATAGCCCTGAACTTTCATACCCGAGCTATCAGCGTTCAGGTCAAAAGTATCTCCATAATCAGTGCCCACCAAATGCTCGATTTCAGTGAAATCACCATAGGTCGAGGTGCCCTTGAAGTCATAGTTGCCGGCCTCGTTGCCGGTCATCGTGACGTTCACGCCTTCTGTGCTGGCCCAGTTTGAAAAACCCAGAACGTCCCAGTCTGCATACCCTTCACCACCTTGGACCTTGACGTATTCATGGTCGTCAGTGACCCAGATGTTATCCATCCCGTTGCCGCCGTTGATGGTGTCCCGACCACTGTCCCCGCTGAGCCAGTCGTTGCCGTCACCGCCAATGATCTGGTCATCACCCGAACCGCCAATTATGGTGTCATCTCCGGCACCGCCATCAATCAGGTTGCGGCCGGAACCACTCGACCATGACCCGATCCGGTCGTTGCCGTCTTCACCGTAGATGGTGTCGTTCCCGTCGCCGAAAACGATGGTATCGTCCCCTTCACCGCCTCGGATACGGTCCCCGCCGGTCGGGTTATACACGTTGTCATCTGTGTCGTAGATAATGTCGTCGCCCGAACCGGCTACAATATTGTCGTTGCCGGTTGTTCCCTCGATGGGGGCTTCAAAACTGGAGACCGTGCCTTGTTCCCATGAATCCGTCAGGCTTTGATCATCTGGAATAAAATAGATGTTCCCGCCGTTTTCGTAAAACATGCCGGTCACAGTGCCATAGGTCGCAGGAAAGTCCACTTGACCGGAGCCCAGCGGAAACGCGTGATCTTCGGAGATCGTTTCGTTGCCCCAGGTCGTGGCGAATTCGTCCCCAATGCCGAGACCGTCACTGCCGTTGTCTACGGCGATTTTGTATCCAGTTAACTGTGCCATCTATTTCTCTCCAGACACACAGGGCCTAAATGCCAGTGGTTAATGAAAGGGAAAGAGATGTAGGTGAGTTGCAGCAGAATTTCAGTGCATTTCCTGAAAATTGGAAACGCATGAAAGCATAATTATTTCAATGCCTTATGACTTATATCTGAATGACTGCAAAGCAGGATTGCACGGAGCGCAACATATTCACACGACAACATGCGTTAACCTTCTCTGCGAGAACGAGATCAGTTTTTTAGAAATTGGCGATCCCTGAAGGACTCGAACCCTCAACCTGCTGATTAGAAGTCAGCTGCTCTATCCAGTTGAGCTAAGGGACCGCTTGGAAGTGTTCCTAATCCAAGGCAGGAAGTTTGCCCAGAGGCTATTTCAATAACCTAGCGATGTACGAACACAGCGCAGGTCGCATGACGCACAACTTTGGCCGCCGTCGACCCGAGCAGATAGTCTGCAAATTCAGGTTTATGAGAGGCGATCACGATGCAGCCGATGTCGTTCTCCGCCGCATAGTCTGAAATCGTACGATAGGCATGCCCCTGCCGGATCACCGGCTTAACGCCTTCCATATTGGCGGTTTTTTCCTTCAGAAGATCCGCTGCACGGTCAAACCCTTTTCGCAGGGCATCTTCTCCCAGATATGCGCGCGCCAATCCCCGCGACACCTCAAAAACGTGCAGTGCCGTGATTTCTCCGCCGGGATTCAGGAGCTTTTGCGCTGCCGCCAGAGTTTCTCCTGAAACCCCGTGATCAAGCGCCATCGGCACCAGTATCTTGTCAAACATCGCTTTCTCCTTTCAACGGGGCCAATCAGCCCCACGGTCTCAAAATGACTTTCGGCGCGGCTACCACGCCCGTACGAATGTCAGCAAAGGCAGAAGCGCCATCTTCCAAAGGGCGCTCCTCGACCCAATCCAACGGCCCCAGACGTCCGTCAAACAGAGCCTGTGCCGTCTCGCGGAACTCGGACTGGGTATAGGTGTAGGTGCCAATAAAGGTGACTTCCTGAAGCGTCATACGCCGCACGTCCAGTCCGCCTACACCGTCTCCAAGTCCAATGTGGGCGATTACGCCTCCTGGCTCGACATGTTCGGATGCCGTCGCTCGTGTTTGCGCAATGCCAACAGCATCCACAACCATCGGCGCTGGCCCTTCTGCATCAGCAGCAACTTTCTCACCGCATCTGTCTCTCAGATACGCGGCACGGACCGGGTTGGGCTCTATGATACATGTTTCTTCAATACCCTGCGCCCGCAAAGCCAGAGCGGCTGCCAGGCCGATGGCGCCACCGCCAAGCACCAATGCGCGTTTTTCCATTCCTGTATGAAGCGCCGCGATCGCCAGCTTGGCCGCATGCCAACTTACGGCAAGCGGTTCCGTCATCGCGGCCTTCTGCATAGGTACGCCTTCCGGCACCTCGACAAGGTTGCTTTCTGGAACTGATACGAATTGCGCAAATGCGCCTTCCCGCGGAGGCATCGAAATGATCTCCCGAGCCGAACAAATATTCTCTCTACCTGCTCGGCAAGCCGCGCATTTTCCACATGATACAAGAGGATTGATCGTTACCCGCCGCCCGTCACGCTCCACGACACCTGCAGCCTCATGTCCGAGGACCAAGGGCGCGGGACGACGCGCATCGTGCCCCAGGTAAGCGTGCATGTCGGACCCGCAAATCCCAGACGCATCCACTCTTACAAGCGCTTCACCGGCAGCGGCGACCGGGACCGGCATGTCACGAAAGCCGAGCGTCTCTTTTCCTTCATAGACAAGCGCTTTCATGCCACCTCCTAGCCTTTGGCCGATAGATCGAAGTTCTCTCCGGGAAAGTACTTCGCCAGACGTGCGTCAGCAGCACGGGCGTGGCCTTCCATACCTTCCAGCCGGGAAATCCGCGCAGTTGCCTGAGCGACGGCCTTTGATCCCTCGCGGGTTGCGCGCTGCCAGGTGACAATTTTCATGTACTTGTGCACTGACAGGCCACCAGTGTAGCTCGCCGCCCGCGACGTCGGAAGGACGTGGTTTGTGCCGGCGGCCTTGTCGCCGTATGACACTGTTGTTTCTTCTCCGAGAAACAACGACCCGTAACAGGTCAGCCGCGACAGCCACCAATCAGGATCTGCCGCCTGTACCGTTAGGTGCTCCGGCGCATATTCATCCGAAGTTGCGGCCATTTCCTCTCGATCCGAACAAAGGATCACTTCCGCATAGTCCCGCCACGCCGCGGTCGCGTTTTCTCGGTTCACGTCTGGCAGGTCTTCGATCAACTCAGGTACCATCGTCATGACCATCTCGGCCAGTTCACGATTGTCGGTCACCAGCCACACAGGAGAATTATACCCGTGTTCCGCCTGACTGACCAAATCCGTGGCCACGATATGGGCGTCCGCTGTTTCGTCCGCCAAAATCAAGCTGTCCGTAGGCCCTGCGATCATATCAATGCCAACGCGGCCAAACAGGATGCGCTTGGCCTCTGCCACAAACTGGTTGCCGGGTCCGACAAGGATGTTCGCCTTGGGTAGCCCAAACAGGCCAAAGGTCATGGCCGCTACGCCCTGCACGCCACCCATTGCCAGAATGCGATCTGCGCCGCAGGTATGCGCGGCATAAACGATCGCAGGCGCCACACCTTCGCCGGGATGCGGAGGTGAGCAAGCCGTGATGTGGCGACAGCCAGCGACCTTCGCGGTCGTAACCGTCATGATCGCACTCGCCACGTGAGAGTAGCGTCCCCCGGGAACATAACAGCCAGCCGCATCCACCGGGATTGCCTTTTGTCCTGTCACAAACCCAGGCACAATCTCGGTTTCGAAATCATGCACAGTACCCCTTTGCAACTCGGCAAACCGGCGCACATTGTCATAGGCAAACCGGATATCGTCCTTAAGTTTCTGAGGCACCTTGGCGCAAGCCTCAGCGATGTCGTCTTCGGACATCAATGGCGCGCCCTCGTATTTGTCGAACTTCGCCGCATACTCCAAAGCCGCTGCATCTCCACCTGCTTCGATATCTTTCAGGATGGTTTTTACAGTCTCATGTACATCGGATGATCCCGACTTAGCCGTCAAAGTGGCCTTCTTCAGATACTCGCGCGCCATTCGGCCTCCTTATGATCCCGTGAGTTGTTGTTCTTCCCGGCGGTTGTGGCGGATCGACGAAAACAGTGCCAATCCGATCATCATCACCCCGACACCGCCGGTAATCATCTCCGGCACATGCCAAAGCGACTGCATGAACATGATCAGAGCGAGCGCAAAGATCGAATAAAATGCGCCGTGTTCAAGATACCGAAAGTGCTGCAGCGTGCCCTTTTCCACCAACATGATGGTCATCGACCGCACATACATCGCGCCGATACCGAGACCGATGGCAATCAGAATAATGTTTGAGGTCAGGGCAAAAGCGCCGATCACACCATCAAAACTGAAACTTGCGTCCAGTACCTCCAGATACATGAAGGCGCCGAAGCCGCCTTTGGCTCCCGCGTTCATCATCGCCTTGTTGGAATTGTCCAGATAGGTGCCAAGCCCGTCGACCAGCGTGAACACCAGCAGCCCCATAATCGCCGAAAACAGAAAGGTCTGCTGCTTGTAATCGGGCAGGAAGCGGGAGATCACAATCACGATCACCAGAACAAGCGCGATCTCAAAGCCACGCACCGACCCGCACTTCCTGAGCCTGTGCTCCAAGCCTTTTAGCCAATCTACGGACTTGTCTTCGTCCACAAAAAACGTGAGCGAGACCATCATCAGAAACGTTCCGCCAAATGCGGCAATCGAGCTGTGTGACTGATGCATGATATGGCTGTATTGCTCTGGGGCGACCAGAGCGAGACGCAGCGCCTCGATCGGGCTGAGCCACGCAAATACCGTTACGATCAAAAGCGGAAACACAATCCGCATCCCGAACACGGCGATCAGAATGCCCCAAGTTAGAAACCGGCGCTGCCACTCAGGCGTCATGTCTTCCAGCTTGTTGGCGTTCACAATCGCGTTGTCAAACGACAAGGCAATTTCCAGTGCGGCCAGCACTGTTCCAATCAGGAGGAAGGACAGAACACCCCCAACGGTACCTTCTGTTTCCCAACCCAACCAGGCCGACAGAAACAGGCCAATGACCGTGACGATGAGCGCCCATTTGAGATAGGCGAGAGGAGATTTTGCAGTAGTCATAGCTTATTGACCGTAAATGTAACTGGGCAACCAAAGTGCGATTTGCGGGAAGAGGAAGATGAGCGTCAGACCGATCAACTGGATCACCATGAACTGCATCATCCCGAAGTAGATGTCGCGCAAATCCCACTCGGGCACAACGCCTTTCAGGAAGTAAGCCGACAAAGCCACTGGCGGACTGAGCCAGGCAGTTTGCAGGTTCACCGCAACCAGAATGGCGAACCAGATGAGCAGGTCATTCTGATTTTCGAAGCCAAGGTCCAAAGAGATCACCGTCGGGATCAGGATCGGGATGATGATCAGGACAATTGGTACCCACTCCAACGGCCAGCCCAAAAGGAAGATGAGCGCCATTATCAGGATCAGGATCAAAACAGGGCTCATATCCAGCGACAGCAGCAATTCCGTCAGCATCTTAGGGGTTCCAAGGTTCGAGAATACCGCACCAAAGAAATTGGACGCAGCCACAAGGAACATGATCAGAACCGTGATCTCGAGGCTTTTGATTAAAGCGTCATACAGGCCCGGAATGGTGAATTTGCGATAAAGCGCCGACAGAACAACCGCACCGAAAGCACCACAAGCCGACGCTTCTGCGGGCGTTGCCCAACCTGCCAAAATAGAACCCAGAGCAAAGGCGATCAGAACCGTAGGCGGCACAAGTCCCATGAAGAATTCATACCAGAGTTCCGAAAAATA
Proteins encoded in this window:
- a CDS encoding calcium-binding protein; protein product: MAQLTGYKIAVDNGSDGLGIGDEFATTWGNETISEDHAFPLGSGQVDFPATYGTVTGMFYENGGNIYFIPDDQSLTDSWEQGTVSSFEAPIEGTTGNDNIVAGSGDDIIYDTDDNVYNPTGGDRIRGGEGDDTIVFGDGNDTIYGEDGNDRIGSWSSGSGRNLIDGGAGDDTIIGGSGDDQIIGGDGNDWLSGDSGRDTINGGNGMDNIWVTDDHEYVKVQGGEGYADWDVLGFSNWASTEGVNVTMTGNEAGNYDFKGTSTYGDFTEIEHLVGTDYGDTFDLNADSSGMKVQGYGGDDTIVGGRGDDSLHGDWGNDSLTGGDGNDTLFGGSGEDYLSGGNHADYLDGESGNDTLYGGDSYDTLLGGEGHDFLDGGAHNDSLGGGSGNDTLYGGDGNDTLHGGHGNDYMDGGAHSDVLYGGDGYDTLTGGTGSDTLYGGEGNDVFLVHEGDNNTVIDGGGWWDQIKFDDQGTGEGVEIVYDGDNSGSFQLGNADGRFVNVESQQTTNNDDYIDGSASSVRIHADTFNGDDTVIGGSGGDEFWAGDGSDSLVGNAGNDKLSGEAGNDFIDGGTGEDSLYGGDGNDTIWGGEGNDQLYGGEGSDVFGFADGDGFDV
- a CDS encoding universal stress protein, giving the protein MFDKILVPMALDHGVSGETLAAAQKLLNPGGEITALHVFEVSRGLARAYLGEDALRKGFDRAADLLKEKTANMEGVKPVIRQGHAYRTISDYAAENDIGCIVIASHKPEFADYLLGSTAAKVVRHATCAVFVHR
- a CDS encoding alcohol dehydrogenase catalytic domain-containing protein, translated to MKALVYEGKETLGFRDMPVPVAAAGEALVRVDASGICGSDMHAYLGHDARRPAPLVLGHEAAGVVERDGRRVTINPLVSCGKCAACRAGRENICSAREIISMPPREGAFAQFVSVPESNLVEVPEGVPMQKAAMTEPLAVSWHAAKLAIAALHTGMEKRALVLGGGAIGLAAALALRAQGIEETCIIEPNPVRAAYLRDRCGEKVAADAEGPAPMVVDAVGIAQTRATASEHVEPGGVIAHIGLGDGVGGLDVRRMTLQEVTFIGTYTYTQSEFRETAQALFDGRLGPLDWVEERPLEDGASAFADIRTGVVAAPKVILRPWG
- the hisD gene encoding histidinol dehydrogenase; the encoded protein is MAREYLKKATLTAKSGSSDVHETVKTILKDIEAGGDAAALEYAAKFDKYEGAPLMSEDDIAEACAKVPQKLKDDIRFAYDNVRRFAELQRGTVHDFETEIVPGFVTGQKAIPVDAAGCYVPGGRYSHVASAIMTVTTAKVAGCRHITACSPPHPGEGVAPAIVYAAHTCGADRILAMGGVQGVAAMTFGLFGLPKANILVGPGNQFVAEAKRILFGRVGIDMIAGPTDSLILADETADAHIVATDLVSQAEHGYNSPVWLVTDNRELAEMVMTMVPELIEDLPDVNRENATAAWRDYAEVILCSDREEMAATSDEYAPEHLTVQAADPDWWLSRLTCYGSLFLGEETTVSYGDKAAGTNHVLPTSRAASYTGGLSVHKYMKIVTWQRATREGSKAVAQATARISRLEGMEGHARAADARLAKYFPGENFDLSAKG
- a CDS encoding DUF475 domain-containing protein: MTTAKSPLAYLKWALIVTVIGLFLSAWLGWETEGTVGGVLSFLLIGTVLAALEIALSFDNAIVNANKLEDMTPEWQRRFLTWGILIAVFGMRIVFPLLIVTVFAWLSPIEALRLALVAPEQYSHIMHQSHSSIAAFGGTFLMMVSLTFFVDEDKSVDWLKGLEHRLRKCGSVRGFEIALVLVIVIVISRFLPDYKQQTFLFSAIMGLLVFTLVDGLGTYLDNSNKAMMNAGAKGGFGAFMYLEVLDASFSFDGVIGAFALTSNIILIAIGLGIGAMYVRSMTIMLVEKGTLQHFRYLEHGAFYSIFALALIMFMQSLWHVPEMITGGVGVMMIGLALFSSIRHNRREEQQLTGS